Part of the Cytophagia bacterium CHB2 genome is shown below.
CATCGAGAATGCCGTTAACAAAACGCCCGCTCTTTTCCGTGCTGAATTTTTTGGCGATCTCGATCGCCTCGTCGATGGACACTTTGGGAGGGATGTCTTCGAAGTACAAAAACTCGCAGATCGCCATGCGCAGGATGAGTTTGTCCAAAATCGCGATACGGCTGAACTCCCAATTCACCGCTTTCTGTTTGATGAGATGGTCGTACTCTTCACGATGTGCGACGGTCTGGCGAAACAGATCTTCCGCAAATTTTAAAACCGGCGCAAGCTCTTCTTGGCTGAGAATCACATCCGCGACAATCGCGTCCGGCTCGTTTTCCGACAACTCGTGCGCATAACAAGCCTGCAACGCCAACTCTCGCGCCCGACGCCGATCACTCAAGGGTGACATATGTATGACAAAGAATAAAGTTACAGATCAAACGATCCCTAAAGCACAATTATAATTCGAACGCTCGAAAACCGGTCTAATATAATGAAGTCTCGCTTTAGAGCAAACTTTTATTTCAATAAACTGCGCGCAATGACAAGCTTCTGAATTTCCGAAGTGCCTTCGTAAATTTCCGTAATTCGGGCATCGCGCATGATGCGTTCCACGGGATAATCCTTCAAATAGCCGGCGCCGCCGTAGATCTGCACCGCTTTCACGGCACAATCCACCGCAACTTGTGAGGCATACAATTTGGCCTGCGCTGCCGCCGTCGCATAATCCCGGCCTTCATCTTTTGTCGCAGCCGCGCGATACACCAGCAAACGCGCCGCGTCGATGTGCGTCGCCATATCCGCAAGCATGAATTGAATCGCTTGAAACTCGGCGATCGGTTTGTCAAATTGCACGCGCTCTTTGGCGTATTTTAGCGCAGCATCAAGCGCGCTCTGCGCAATGCCCAGCGCCTGTGCGGCAATACCGATCCGGCCGCAATCCAAAATCTTCATGGCGATATTAAACCCTTTGCGTTCCTGCCCCAGCAAATTTTCCGCCGGCACTTTGACATCGTCAAAATTCAACATTGCGGTATCGCTGCTGCGAATGCCGAGTTTCTTTTCTTTTTTGCCAACAGAAAAGCCCGGACTGTTCTTCTCGACAAGGAATGCGCAAACCCCTCTATGCCCGGCGGCTTTATCAATGGTGGCAAACACGATGAAACGATCGGCATTCACGCCGTTGGTGATGAAATTTTTTGTCCCATTGATCACATACGAATCGCCTTCACGCCGCACTGTGGTTTGCATGTTGCTGGCATCGCTCCCGGAACCCGGTTCCGAAAGACAATACGCGCCGAGCAATTCGCCTTGGGCCAGTGGAATCAAATGTGTTTGCTTTAAATAATCCGATCCGAATAATTCCAGGCCATAACAGACCAGGGAGTTATTGACAGAAACGATAGCCCCCGTGGAGGCGTCGACGCGCGAGAGTTCTTCAATCACGATGGCATATGACACCATATCCGCGCCCTGCCCGCCGTATTCGACTGGAGTGTTGATGCCGAGATAGCCGAGACGCCCCAATTCTTTCACCTGGCGGTGTGGAAATTTTTCCTGGGCGTCGCGCTCGGCGGCGTCCGGGGCCAGTTCGTTTTCGGCAAAACGGCGAATCTCCTCGCGAATATGCTTTTGTTCGTCGGTCAAATTGAAATCCATGTCTCCACTCTCTCTTTCATTTCAAAATTTACCGCCCGGGCGATCAGCTAAACAACTTGTGCACGTCAAAGAATTGTCGGGGCATTCAATGCAAATCGCGGGGCGGTGATACTATTTGGCATACTCATAAAAACCTTTGCCTGCCTTGCGCCCGAGATGCCCGGCAGCCACCATTTTGCGCAGCAACGGGCACGGGCGATATTTATCGTCGCCGATTTGCGTGTGCAAAACGTTCATGATGTGCAGACAGACGTCCAGGCCGATAAAATCCGCCAGCGTCAGCGGGCCCATGGGATGATTCATGCCGAGCTGCATCACGCGATCAATGGCTTTAGGCTCGGCGACGCCCTCCATCACGCAATAAATCGCTTCGTTGATCATCGGCATGAGCACGCGATTGGAAACGAATCCGGGATAATCATTCACCGCCACCGCGATTTTGCCGAGCTTCTCAGCCAATTGCATGATGCTCGCAAACGTCTCGTCGCTTGTCGCCAAACCGCGAATCACTTCTACCAACTTCATCACTGGCACGGGATTGAAAAAGTGCATGCCGATAACTTTTTCCGGTCGCTGCGTCGCGGCCGCCAGCTCCGTGATTGAAATGGAAGACGTGTTGCTCGCCAAAATGGTTTTAGGCGGGCAGAGCGTATCGATCTCCGCAAAGATTTTCTTTTTCAGGCCGGCATCCTCCGTTGCCGCTTCGACGACAAGTTCGCAGGTATTCAGGCTTTGCAAATCGGTGGAAGCGGCGATGCGAGCAAGAATCCCGGCCATGTCGTCATTGGTAATCTCCCCTTTCTTGATTTGCCGCGCAAGATTGTTTTTAATGGCAGCCAGCGCGCGATCAAGGAACTCCTGCTTGATATCCACCAACGTAACCGCGCAGCCGGATTGCGCAAACACATGAGCAATGCCGTTGCCCATGGTGCCGCCGCCAATGACGCCGATGCTTTGCATGCGCTTTCGCCTCACCTCTTTGGAGTCTTCAGCTTATTTTCGTATGTGTGAATGCCCTCGCGGATACGACGGCACAGGTCTTGTGATTTTTCGCAATCAGCAATCATTGTGATCGCCTGGCCTGCCGATGCCACCAACAGCGCCGCTGTTGCTTGCGAATGAAACTCCTGGGAATGCAAATCATAATCCGCGACACGGCGACGATCGTAAAGGCGATGCAATATCCGGTAAAGCTGCTGGCCTTCGATCACGCCTGAATTATTGATACGACCTTGCAACTGACCATGCGCTTGTGGGCCAATCGACGCCTCAAATCCCAAACCGGACAGAAAGGCGACACAACGATGAAAGACCGCGTAATAAGCACGATTGGTCGCAGTGCGATAAGCCGCTTCAGAGGGCGCTTTGAGCAATTGCTGAGCAATTTGCAAAAAGTCGTCGCCGCGCATTCTCAAAATCCCCCGGCTACGAGACAAATCATCGCGCCTTTTTCAATGGGAACTTGTTTGATCATTTCTCTGTCGAATTGATTCGTCTGAGCCAGCACTTCCTCGACGGTTCCAGAAACGGCGGCTTCAATCGTGATCCAACTGTTGTTTTCCAGCTCCGGATCAATGACGTATACAAACTCGATTTTCTTCACTGCGGCAAAACAATCGTACACCAATCGAACGGCTGTTTCCAAGTGTGGGAGCAAATCATTGACGACAGCGAACTGCCAAACTTCCCTGGAAACTTGATAACCGCCAATTTGACGAGCCGGAAGCGCGGATTTTTTTTCAGCCGGAGGCTGCCGCTGAACATGATAGGCAGCCATCGGCTCTGCCACTTGGTTTGCTGGAGGCGTCGTTTCCCGTTGATAAGAAACGGGTTCATCTTCTGGCGGCTGCGGTTTTGGTCGCTGCATGTTCATATCCTCGAGTAGCCCGCATTTTCCACAATCACCGTCGAGGCTTCGCCGCCGCCGATGCAAATCGCCGCCATGCCGTATTTCTTTTTGTATTCTTGCAGCACATGAATCAAGGTGACGAGAATGCGGCACCCGCTCGCGCCAATGGGATGACCCAGCGCCACGGCGCCGCCGTGCACATTCAGTTTTTCCAGGGGAATGCCGAGTTGCTGCTGCGCCGCGAGCGCAACCACGGCAAAGGCTTCGTTGATTTCAAAAATATCGATTTTATCCAATGAAAATGCCGATTTCTTGAGAATCTTGTCAATCGCATCGATCGGAGCCATCGTAAACCACTCCGGCTTTTTCGCAGCAGAAGCTTGACCGACGAGTTTTGCCTGCGCCTTGACGCCCAACTTCTCGGCAATCTCTCTGGCCATCACCACCACCGCGGCAGCGCCATCATTTATTTTGGAGGCATTCGCAGCGGTGATTGTACCTTCTTTGTCAAATGCCGGACGCAACGCCGCCATTTTTTCGAAGTTGGCCTTCTTTGGTTCTTCATCATCGGCAATCAAAATGGGATCGCCTTTTTTCTGCGGCAGGGGTACGCCCACGATTTCTTTTTGGAATAAACCGTTTGCCTGCGCCGCTTGCGCGCGTTTGTAGCTCGTTATCGCGAATTCATCTTGCCTGCCGCGCGGGATGTTGCATTCGGCTGCGCACAGTTCTGCCGCATTGCCCATGTGAAAATCGTTGTAGACATCCCATAAACCGTCTTTGATCATGCTGTCAACCAGCTCGCCGTGGCCGAGGCGATAGCCGTCGCGCGCTTTGCTCAACAGATATGGTGAATTGGACATGCTTTCCATACCGCCGGCCACGACAATATCGGCATCGCCAGCCATGATGGCTTGCGCCGCGAGCATCACCGCTTTCAAACCGGAGCCGCAGACTTTGTTGATCGTCATGCACGTCACCTCGACCGGCAAGCCTGCTTTGATTGCCGCTTGCCGCGCCGGGGCCTGTCCCACGCCGGCTGGCAGCACGCAGCCCATGATGACTTCATCAACATTCTTGGGATCGAGTCCGGCTCGCCGCACCGCTTCTTTCACCACCAGCGCGCCCAATTCAGTGGCAGAGAACGGCGCCAATGCGCCTTGAAACGCGCCTATCGGCGTGCGGCATGCACCGGCGATAATGACTTCACGAAACGGCGTTGGCATGAGGAATTCTCCTTTCCAAAAAACTATGCAACAGCATTTTGTGCAATGATAACTTGTTAAGCCTCAAACAAGCGACAAACAACCAGGAACAAGCAACCAGCAACGAGCAACAAGCAACCAGCATCAAGAGTCAATATTCACCGGCTCAATCTTCCAATTCCCCTCTACCCGCTGCAAATATCCCGCTTTGATGCGCGCGCCGTGCTCGAAAATCAACAACCATTGTTCTTCGAATGCTTGCTGTAACACTCTTGGTTTAACCTGCATCGTCTGCGCCGGGAACACATCATATCCCATCACATAGACGGTTCTGAGATGAGAAACCGTCGGCACCAAATCCGCCAGGAAACAAATCGTGCGACCGGCGGTTTTGATTTTGATGATGGCATGATCCTGCGTATGCCCGCCAGTGACAATGCTTTCGATTCCGGGCATAACTTCCCCCGTGCCTTCCAAAAATCTTAAAACGCCGTGCTGATGCAGCGGCACAAAATTCTCCTGCAGATAACTCGCACGGCTGCGCGGGTCGGGGTGCAGGCCGTATTCGTAGTTGCCGCGCTGGCAGAAATATTGGGCATGCTGAAACGTCGGCTCCAACTCTCCGTCTGCATTGCGGCGCGTGCTCCAGCCGATGTGGTCGAAGTGCAGATGTGAAAGAATGACGTGGGTGATTTCTTCGGGCTGGAGGCCATGCCGGGCAAGCTCATCCAACATGGTATGCTCGCGCTGCACCGCATAGATGCCGGCAAATTTCCGGTCAAATTTATCGCCGATACCGCAATCAATGAGAATTTTCTCTTCGCCGCGGAGAACGAGCAGCGAATTCAATCCCAGCAGAATGCGGTTCTTCTCATCCGGTGGATCGTGACGCTCCCACAGCACACGCGGCACCACACCGAACATCGCGCCGCCGTCGAGGCGAAACGTGCCGTCGGAGAGCAGGAAGATGTCAACGTCGCCGAATTTCATTTGGACTGTTCAATCAAAGACATTGGGGGGCGTCCGAACCATTTCACCAAAGCAGATTTAAAATCAGAGAAGCTTCTGTCTCTGCAATTTTTCAAAGTGACTGTAGATGCCAAATTTGCATATATAGCCGCGGAGCGGCGCAGATGTGATTTTTTAAGAGCATCTTCCATGGCTGCCTTTGGATCTTTCGGTTTCAAATTTTCATCTCGTTCATAGTGCGAGAGTATTTCCTTGAGCTGCTTTTCCGACAATCCCAAAGATCTCGAAACATTGGGAGAGTCAGCCCAAACCCAGATTTCCAACTCTGGGTCTAAAACCACGACTTGATTTCTTTCATTCCAGCCTGCTTGATCAAGGCGCTCTTTTACAATCTGCTGGATTTGTCGTGCTGATTCTTTTGAGCCACATCCATCACGATCAAACATTACCAGGGCAAAACGATAAAGCCGCTGGAATGGCCGCAAGAAATCTTGGCATTTGCCAAAAACGCCAGCATCTCTTTCTGGATGAACAAAAATTTCAAATGAGGGCGTTAGTATACCGAGAGCTGGTTCACGCATTAACAATTTTTCAGTCGCGGCTCGCATCTGACTGTCTGCAGCCAGAATAATCAAATCCTTCATCCCAGAACTCCAGAGGCAAAAAGAACACTGAGATTAACTTCACCCCTCCAGTCCTTTAGTTTTGGATGTTCCGTTCCGACAATAACATCTGTCGCCCCAGTCAGCGTTTTACCGAAACAGAGAATTTGCTCTAACCTCGCCAAACTAAGAAAAATCGGTGAATGGCTTGCCACTAAAATTTGATTATCATACACCGAAGAAAGCGATTCATAAACTGCTTCAACGGCTCTTGGGTGCAATCCATTTTCGGGCTCTTCAATTAAATAGATTGATCCTTCTGAAGGCAAATAGGCAATTAACGTCAATGCTAACAGTCTCAACGTTCCATCTGAAACCAACCATGACGGTACACGGGTTCCCGTTTGATAGATAACCTCGAGAAATAAATGCCGATCCTCTTGCCGCTCCTGAACCTCAATTGCTTGAATATCAGGCAAGGCTGTTTGTACATGTGCAAGCCATTGTTGATAACGGTTTGAATCTTTTTGCAGTTCGCGTATAGCCAAGGGTAAATTCGAACCATCTGGAACAAAACGTTTTGGCGTTAAAGGCGAACAGGGTTGGCGCATAGCTAAACTGTTCAACGCTAAAACCTGAATGCCTTCCATAAGAAGCCTTTTTGCCCACGTCGAAACGGGAAATTTTTGCTCATCTTCAGGTAGATTTGCCAGCGACGATTTCCGTGGCCCTAGTCTGAATAAATTATTCCAATCACCTGACTCGGCTTTGAACCAATCATTCCCCGATTCGCTGATTTTATTAACAACCTTCCGCCAGCCCATCGGAGAATGCTTGCGTGGTGCAACCAAAATTGAATCTACGACAGGATTTTCACGTGGAAAACCAAGAGACAGTTCTATTTGGGGTGCCTGACTCTCAGGTTGACGTCGATAGGATTTCTTCCCCTCATCTGACTTTAACCAAAAAACTTCATTTAAGAGTGCGGCTTCATTTTCAGATGAATAACCCAAAGCTATCTCGTAACGGCATTGTGTGTAAGCGCCATTGTTCTTCAAGCCATACAAACGTTCGGGTAATGCAAATTCAATTGCCAACTCAAAGCGATTACCGAGCCGATTCCAGGTCATTTCTTCAATCGAACGCGCACGCCGGCGAATACTTTCCTCCGGTCCAAATTTCAACATGTCACCGACGAAGGCAACAGCATCTAAAAATGTTGTTTTGCCACTCGCATTTGGTCCGATCAATATGTTGAAAGGAGAAATTTTTTGGCTCAAACAGCGCAGCGAGCGATAATTGAGAGCTTCAATTAGGCAAATCATATTGTGTCGTCACCTATATTTCCTTCAACACTTCCCGGGAAATAATAATCCGCAGCACTTCGCTGGTGCCCTCGCCAATCTCCATGAGCTTGGCATCGCGCCAGTAACGTTCGACCGGATAATCCATGAGATAGCCGTAGCCGCCGAATATCTGAATGGCTTTGCTGCAGGCGCGCATCGCCATTTCGCTGGCAAAGAGCTTGGCCATAGCCGCTTCTTTGACGAAATTCTTGCCGGCGTCGCGCAGTTGCGCAGCATGATGCACCATCAAGCGCGCGGCATGAATCTCCGTGGCCATGTCCGCCACGAACCAGCGGATGGCTTGAAAATCTGCGATCGGCTTGCCGAAGGCCTTACGTTCCATCGAGTAAGCAGAACCTTTGTCCAATGCCGCCTGCGCCAGACCCACAGCCATCGCGCCAATGCCAATGCGGCCGCCGTCGAGAATTTGCATGGCGTACTTAAAACCTTCGTTTTCCTCGCCGAGCAAATTTGCCGCCGGTACTTTGCAATTATCAAACGAAACCTGCCGCGTATCGCTCGCGCGCAAGCCGAGTTTGTTTTCTTTCTTGCCGATGATTACGCCGGGGAACTCGCGCTCGACAATAAAGGCGCTGATGCCGCGGGTTTTGGAGACTTGCGCATTGGTTTTGGCGAATACGACATAGGTGCCGGCATACCCGCCGTTGGTCACGTACATTTTGCTGCCGTTCAAAATGTAATGATCACCCTGGCGCGTCGCGGTGGTGGAGAGCGCGGCGGCATCGGAGCCGCTGTGGGGCTCGGTCAGGCAGAACGAGCCAAACTTTTTGCCGGTCAGCAAATCGGGCAGATATTTCTGTTTCTGAGTTTCGTTGCCAAACAGGTAAATGGGTGTGGCGCACAGCGAGCAATGCGCCGCGACGGATAGCGTGGTGGCGCCGCAAACCCGCGCCAGTTCCTCGATCATCAACACGAATGAAACCGTGTCGAGATCGCCGCCGCCGTATTTTGAGGAAAAGGGAATGCCGAGAAAACCCAATTCCCCCATCTTGCGCAAATTTTCCGCGGGGAATTCCATGGTTTGATCGATTTCGGCGGCCTTGGGTTCGATTTCATTTTTGGCAAACTCGCGCACCGTGTCGCGAATCATGAGCTGCTCATCGGTAAAATTCAGCATGAGGTTCTCTCACATTAGGTGTTTAAAAGAATTCAGCAATCGAGAAAAAAAACACAACGCCGCAGGGAGGCCTAAACTCTCTGCAAAAAATTCTCCACAACGAAAATTTTCCGCAAGCGAAACTGCAGCGGGCTTGCCACCAGGGTGATGGCTTTCATACTCTCCATGCCGGAGACAAACCAGGGTTCTTTGCAGGCCGGGATTTCCAGAATCCAGCGCGGCGTATCGAGGTGCAGCTCATCACACAAATTAATGAGCAGTCGCGGCCAACAAAGCATCGTATCTCTCACTGCTCAATTCATAAGGCTGTGTAATGGCTGAAGGGTCTTTGTAATAGCGAAAGTCATCAACAAAATCCATCAAGGCAACGGCCCAGTTCGACGGATCGGCTTCGATGCGTTGTTTGGTTTCGCGCAGCGCCGTCATGATTCGAAAAAATATTCATTCACTTCTAAAAACCGGCTGTCGCTTTTCGCCAAAGGCCGCCAGCGCTTCACGCCGGTCGTTCGTCGGAATGATGCGGCGATAGCATTCCAGCTCATAGGCCAGCCCCTCGGTTAATGACAATTCCAGGCCGCGGCGCATGGCCTCCTTCGCAGCCTGCACGGCGAGCGGGCCGTTTGCTGCGATCTTCTCCGCCAGTTGCATTACCGTGTCCAGCAAATCTGCCTCCGGCACGACACGATTTGCGAGACCTTGTTCCAAACACTCCCTTGCACTAAACAATCTTGCGGTGGCAATCCATTCCATGGCGCGGGCATAGCCGATCAGCCGCATCAGCCGTTGCGTGCCGCCGGCGCCGGGTATGATCGCCAGCGCGGTTTCGCGCAAGCCCATGGTCGCATTTTCACTGAGCACGCGCATGTCTGCGGCGAGCGCGAGTTCCATGCCGCCGCCCAGCGCCGAACCGTGCACCGCCGCAATCGTAGGCACATTAATTTCTGCGATCGCCTGCACAGCGCCGCGAATGCCCTGCACCACAATCTCGACCTGACTCTCCGGAATCTCTTTGCGCTCTTTGAGATCAGCGCCGGCGCAAAAATGTTTGCCTTCGCCGCGCACAATCAAAACCCGGAGTTTTTTGTCAAGAATATCCTGATTCGCATGTTGCGCCGCGACAGCAATCTCGCTCACAAGCCGGCGGCCCAGCGCGTTTACCGGAGGACGATCAATTGTGAGACATCCAACACGATCCTTGATTTCGTATTTTACAAATTCAAGTTCAGACACAATGTACCTTTTTGTAGCCTGGAGTCTGTGTTGTCACTTCTTGGGATGCCAACGCTCCTGATGAGTTTTGCCATTCAAGCTCGGTAATGTTCAGCCACGGCTTGGCCGTGGCTTGACCACAGTAAATGCCACGGCCAAGCCGTGGCCGATCAAACCGGGGTTACCGATTCTGATTATCAAGTTTCACAAGAAGTCACTATAGAATGAGTTCATCCGGCGCTTCAATCTCCATCTGCAACAAGCCCAGGCCATGCGTCTTGCCCTGCGCATCGCTCTTCAGGCTTTCCGAACCGCCGCCGCCCAGCGAATCATGCAAAATGAAATTCAGCGCCATGATGCCGTCCACTTCGTAGCGTTCGACCTCGCCCCGGCAAATCTCACGAAAGTGGCTTTTTACCTTGTCCGGTGTAAGCGTTTTTTTAAGCAACTCATAGCCGGCGCGATCATATGCGACGATGCCGACATTGCTGGCGTCGCCTTTGTCGCCGCTGCGCGCATAGGCGATTTGGGAGAGATGAATTAGTTTCATAATCGTTCTTGGTTGCTTGTTGCTGGTCACTCGTTGCTGGAGCGAGCAACGAGCATCTTGCTTCATTTCTTCTCCAGCGAATGCAACGAATCCAGCCCCTCCGGCAACGGCAACACCCAGCGCACCGGTTGCACCGTGCCGTCTTTGCGCACCAGCCGCTCGACATATTTGTACTTCAACACGGAACGCTCGACCCAGACATCGTCATCGATAATGGTGCCAAAAATATAACTGGTGCCCTTGATGAGCACATTGTTGCCGATGCGGGTGGGATACTCATCCGAGCCGGTCATGTTGACGCCGGATTCGATCTGGCAATTCTCGCCGATGATCAAATTACCTTTAATGATGTTGCCTTGAAAAATGGCAGAGTTTCGGCCGATAACCAGCTTTTGATGCGCATACGAGCTGAGAAAGACATTTTCATGAATCACAACATTCTCCCCCAGCTCGATGTTGCCCTCGAGGGTGGCGCGGCTTTTGATCACAACGCCCTTGTTCAGGCTGACGTGCGGGCCGATATGCACGCCTTTGCCGACGACGATGTCCAG
Proteins encoded:
- the nusB gene encoding transcription antitermination factor NusB, translated to MSDRRRARELALQACYAHELSENEPDAIVADVILSQEELAPVLKFAEDLFRQTVAHREEYDHLIKQKAVNWEFSRIAILDKLILRMAICEFLYFEDIPPKVSIDEAIEIAKKFSTEKSGRFVNGILDAALIDLRKAGQIRKKGRGLSEGGRKEK
- a CDS encoding acyl-CoA dehydrogenase, which gives rise to MDFNLTDEQKHIREEIRRFAENELAPDAAERDAQEKFPHRQVKELGRLGYLGINTPVEYGGQGADMVSYAIVIEELSRVDASTGAIVSVNNSLVCYGLELFGSDYLKQTHLIPLAQGELLGAYCLSEPGSGSDASNMQTTVRREGDSYVINGTKNFITNGVNADRFIVFATIDKAAGHRGVCAFLVEKNSPGFSVGKKEKKLGIRSSDTAMLNFDDVKVPAENLLGQERKGFNIAMKILDCGRIGIAAQALGIAQSALDAALKYAKERVQFDKPIAEFQAIQFMLADMATHIDAARLLVYRAAATKDEGRDYATAAAQAKLYASQVAVDCAVKAVQIYGGAGYLKDYPVERIMRDARITEIYEGTSEIQKLVIARSLLK
- a CDS encoding 3-hydroxybutyryl-CoA dehydrogenase, producing MQSIGVIGGGTMGNGIAHVFAQSGCAVTLVDIKQEFLDRALAAIKNNLARQIKKGEITNDDMAGILARIAASTDLQSLNTCELVVEAATEDAGLKKKIFAEIDTLCPPKTILASNTSSISITELAAATQRPEKVIGMHFFNPVPVMKLVEVIRGLATSDETFASIMQLAEKLGKIAVAVNDYPGFVSNRVLMPMINEAIYCVMEGVAEPKAIDRVMQLGMNHPMGPLTLADFIGLDVCLHIMNVLHTQIGDDKYRPCPLLRKMVAAGHLGRKAGKGFYEYAK
- a CDS encoding thiolase family protein — its product is MPTPFREVIIAGACRTPIGAFQGALAPFSATELGALVVKEAVRRAGLDPKNVDEVIMGCVLPAGVGQAPARQAAIKAGLPVEVTCMTINKVCGSGLKAVMLAAQAIMAGDADIVVAGGMESMSNSPYLLSKARDGYRLGHGELVDSMIKDGLWDVYNDFHMGNAAELCAAECNIPRGRQDEFAITSYKRAQAAQANGLFQKEIVGVPLPQKKGDPILIADDEEPKKANFEKMAALRPAFDKEGTITAANASKINDGAAAVVVMAREIAEKLGVKAQAKLVGQASAAKKPEWFTMAPIDAIDKILKKSAFSLDKIDIFEINEAFAVVALAAQQQLGIPLEKLNVHGGAVALGHPIGASGCRILVTLIHVLQEYKKKYGMAAICIGGGEASTVIVENAGYSRI
- a CDS encoding MBL fold metallo-hydrolase — protein: MKFGDVDIFLLSDGTFRLDGGAMFGVVPRVLWERHDPPDEKNRILLGLNSLLVLRGEEKILIDCGIGDKFDRKFAGIYAVQREHTMLDELARHGLQPEEITHVILSHLHFDHIGWSTRRNADGELEPTFQHAQYFCQRGNYEYGLHPDPRSRASYLQENFVPLHQHGVLRFLEGTGEVMPGIESIVTGGHTQDHAIIKIKTAGRTICFLADLVPTVSHLRTVYVMGYDVFPAQTMQVKPRVLQQAFEEQWLLIFEHGARIKAGYLQRVEGNWKIEPVNIDS
- a CDS encoding ATP-binding protein; this encodes MICLIEALNYRSLRCLSQKISPFNILIGPNASGKTTFLDAVAFVGDMLKFGPEESIRRRARSIEEMTWNRLGNRFELAIEFALPERLYGLKNNGAYTQCRYEIALGYSSENEAALLNEVFWLKSDEGKKSYRRQPESQAPQIELSLGFPRENPVVDSILVAPRKHSPMGWRKVVNKISESGNDWFKAESGDWNNLFRLGPRKSSLANLPEDEQKFPVSTWAKRLLMEGIQVLALNSLAMRQPCSPLTPKRFVPDGSNLPLAIRELQKDSNRYQQWLAHVQTALPDIQAIEVQERQEDRHLFLEVIYQTGTRVPSWLVSDGTLRLLALTLIAYLPSEGSIYLIEEPENGLHPRAVEAVYESLSSVYDNQILVASHSPIFLSLARLEQILCFGKTLTGATDVIVGTEHPKLKDWRGEVNLSVLFASGVLG
- a CDS encoding acyl-CoA dehydrogenase — encoded protein: MLNFTDEQLMIRDTVREFAKNEIEPKAAEIDQTMEFPAENLRKMGELGFLGIPFSSKYGGGDLDTVSFVLMIEELARVCGATTLSVAAHCSLCATPIYLFGNETQKQKYLPDLLTGKKFGSFCLTEPHSGSDAAALSTTATRQGDHYILNGSKMYVTNGGYAGTYVVFAKTNAQVSKTRGISAFIVEREFPGVIIGKKENKLGLRASDTRQVSFDNCKVPAANLLGEENEGFKYAMQILDGGRIGIGAMAVGLAQAALDKGSAYSMERKAFGKPIADFQAIRWFVADMATEIHAARLMVHHAAQLRDAGKNFVKEAAMAKLFASEMAMRACSKAIQIFGGYGYLMDYPVERYWRDAKLMEIGEGTSEVLRIIISREVLKEI
- a CDS encoding enoyl-CoA hydratase, with product MKDRVGCLTIDRPPVNALGRRLVSEIAVAAQHANQDILDKKLRVLIVRGEGKHFCAGADLKERKEIPESQVEIVVQGIRGAVQAIAEINVPTIAAVHGSALGGGMELALAADMRVLSENATMGLRETALAIIPGAGGTQRLMRLIGYARAMEWIATARLFSARECLEQGLANRVVPEADLLDTVMQLAEKIAANGPLAVQAAKEAMRRGLELSLTEGLAYELECYRRIIPTNDRREALAAFGEKRQPVFRSE